In the genome of Lacerta agilis isolate rLacAgi1 chromosome 2, rLacAgi1.pri, whole genome shotgun sequence, one region contains:
- the SLC26A2 gene encoding sulfate transporter: MAAEANHVHSGFEMAEVNDGTPNSRPRICLERIEKSTDIKARVLKKVKKKCTCTAAAAKDLLFSFLPVLKWLPKYNLKENILGDLMSGLIVGILLVPQSIAYSLLAGQEPIYGLYTSFFAGLIYFLFGTSRHISVGIFGVLCLMIGEVVDREVQRAGYDLEANVPSSYNSDTHLSVNNSTLGPLTANETSHLLCDKSCYAISVGATVTFVAGLYQVAMGFFQVGFVAVYLSDSLLSGFVTGASFTILTSQAKYLLGLNIPRSNGIGSLITTWMNIFRNIHKTNFCDLITSCLCLLVLIPAKELNERYKSKLKAPMPTELVVLVVATLASHFGKLKEKYGSSVSGHIPTGFLPPQSPDWSLIPNVALDAMAIAIIGFAITVSLSEMFAKKHGYTVKPNQEMYAIGFCNIIPSFFHCFTTSAALAKTLIKESTGCRTQISGVVSALVILLVLLVIAPLFYSLQKCVLGVITIVNLRGALRKFSDLPKMWQLSKVDTAIWFVTMLSSALISTELGLLIGVCFSMLCVIVRTQRPEGHLLGWVPESEVYEPLPEYRNLQTKPGIRVFRFEAPIYYANKESFKSMLYKQTGVNPLWVLAARRKAEKRKLSKKMVNANGNQAEVSVQLVAHPLEFHTIVIDCCAVQFLDTAGIHTLKEVHKDYGEIGIQVLLAHCNPSVRESLDRGEYLKKGEEQFLFHSVHQAVEYALCAHGQHGLCASKA, encoded by the exons ATGGCAGCAGAAGCCAATCATGTCCATTCAGGGTTTGAGATGGCAGAAGTAAATGATGGCACACCAAACAGCCGTCCCAGGATCTGCCTGGAACGTATAGAAAAGAGCACAGATATCAAGGCACGTGTGCTGAAGAAAGTGAAGAAAAAATGCACCTGCACCGCAGCTGCTGCCAAAGACCTGCTCTTCAGCTTCCTCCCAGTGCTTAAATGGCTCCCCAAGTACAACCTGAAAGAGAACATCTTGGGAGATTTAATGTCTGGCTTGATCGTGGGGATCTTGCTGGTTCCGCAGTCCATTGCCTATTCTCTGCTGGCTGGCCAAGAACCTATCTATGGCCTTTATACGTCGTTCTTTGCAGGCCTCATTTATTTCCTGTTTGGAACTTCCCGTCACATCTCTGTCGGCATTTTCGGTGTACTGTGCCTGATGATAGGAGAAGTAGTGGACCGTGAAGTACAGAGAGCTGGGTATGATTTGGAAGCAAACGTTCCTAGTAGTTATAACTCAGACACGCATCTATCCGTAAATAACAGCACACTGGGGCCTTTGACAGCAAATGAGACATCACATTTGTTATGTGACAAAAGTTGCTATGCAATTAGTGTTGGAGCCACGGTGACATTTGTTGCTGGCCTTTACCAG GTTGCCATGGGCTTCTTCCAAGTGGGCTTTGTCGCTGTATACCTCTCTGATTCCTTGCTCAGCGGATTTGTTACAGGTGCTTCCTTCACCATCCTTACCTCACAAGCCAAATACCTCTTGGGCTTAAACATTCCCCGTAGCAATGGCATTGGTTCCTTGATAACCACTTGGATGAACATATTCAGAAACATCCACAAGACCAACTTCTGCGATCTCATCACCAGCTGCTTGTGCCTTCTTGTTCTTATCCCAGCTAAAGAGCTGAACGAGCGATACAAATCCAAACTTAAGGCGCCCATGCCCACAGAGTTGGTGGTGTTGGTGGTAGCCACCCTGGCATCTCATTTTGGGAAGCTAAAAGAGAAATACGGCTCCAGTGTTTCTGGGCATATTCCTACTGGGTTTTTGCCACCGCAATCACCAGACTGGAGTCTGATTCCCAATGTGGCTCTGGATGCAATGGCCATAGCCATTATTGGCTTTGCCATCACAGTATCTCTCTCTGAGATGTTTGCCAAGAAGCATGGCTACACAGTTAAACCCAACCAGGAAATGTATGCCATTGGTTTCTGCAACATCATCCcttctttcttccattgtttCACTACTAGCGCAGCCCTTGCCAAGACACTTATCAAAGAGTCGACAGGCTGCAGGACTCAGATCTCCGGTGTGGTGTCTGCCTTGGTCATCTTGTTAGTCCTCCTTGTGATTGCTCCCCTGTTCTATTCCCTCCAGAAGTGTGTGCTAGGGGTCATTACCATTGTCAATCTCAGAGGAGCCTTGCGGAAATTCAGTGACCTGCCCAAAATGTGGCAGTTAAGCAAAGTGGACACGGCGATCTGGTTCGTCACCATGTTATCTTCAGCACTGATAAGTACTGAACTTGGCCTTCTGATTGGGGTCTGCTTTTCAATGCTGTGTGTCATTGTGAGGACGCAGAGACCAGAAGGGCACTTATTGGGCTGGGTGCCAGAATCTGAAGTCTATGAACCCCTTCCCGAATATAGGAACCTTCAGACGAAACCAGGGATCAGGGTTTTCCGTTTTGAAGCACCCATCTACTACGCTAATAAAGAGAGCTTCAAGTCCATGCTGTACAAGCAGACTGGAGTCAACCCTCTGTGGGTGTTGGCAGCAAGGAGAAAAGCGGAAAAGCGAAAGCTTAGTAAGAAAATGGTCAATGCCAAcggaaaccaggcagaggtctCAGTACAGCTTGTCGCTCACCCATTGGAGTTTCACACTATAGTGATTGACTGCTGTGCGGTGCAGTTCTTAGATACAGCAGGGATCCACACGCTCAAGGAGGTTCACAAGGATTATGGGGAAATTGGCATCCAAGTGCTGCTGGCTCACTGCAATCCCTCTGTGAGGGAATCCCTAGACCGAGGGGAGTAccttaaaaagggggaggaaCAATTCCTCTTCCATAGCGTGCACCAAGCTGTGGAATACGCATTGTGTGCTCATGGGCAGCATGGGCTCTGCGCCTCCAAAGCCTAA